A single region of the Marinobacter salinisoli genome encodes:
- a CDS encoding glycosyltransferase, with product MSIRVLQFICPTGYYGAERWINALISANTDSDVEYHIAITEEPGSSDEILRRSKLPESRQHRLPMGSKFDLRAIVALARLLKQHQIDALHSHGYKSDILGIAAAKLAGVRSVCTPHGFENADDTRLRAYMWLGGKAFRWFDRVCPLSEGIERTVVDGYRVNHRKVRMINNGVDLTEVERAISEPKTRDASDFTIGYIGQLISRKNLAATIDAFERFQHQYASARLVIIGDGEERAPLQSRVERRGLSGSVEFLGFRDDRLAFLPTFDAFALTSSLEGIPRCLMEAMAAGVCVTAFDIPGVDALVKPGQTGVLVPFGDSEALAQAWSDLLQSRELRTGLAEAGQSWVYRKFSAEAMAEEYAALFHELTRRTVAQDA from the coding sequence ATGAGTATCAGAGTGCTGCAGTTTATCTGTCCTACCGGCTACTACGGTGCCGAAAGATGGATCAATGCGCTGATATCTGCAAACACCGATTCTGATGTGGAATATCACATCGCCATCACTGAAGAGCCCGGCTCTTCCGACGAAATACTTAGACGATCCAAACTGCCCGAAAGTCGGCAGCACCGTTTGCCAATGGGTTCAAAATTTGACCTCCGGGCGATCGTCGCTCTTGCCAGACTGCTAAAGCAACATCAGATTGATGCGCTCCACAGCCATGGCTACAAATCCGATATTCTGGGCATTGCTGCGGCAAAGCTTGCAGGTGTCCGCTCGGTCTGCACCCCACACGGTTTCGAAAATGCCGACGATACACGCCTGAGAGCGTACATGTGGCTCGGTGGCAAGGCTTTTCGCTGGTTTGACCGGGTATGCCCACTGTCTGAAGGAATTGAGAGGACGGTAGTCGACGGCTACCGGGTTAACCATCGCAAAGTGCGGATGATCAATAATGGCGTGGATCTCACGGAGGTTGAAAGGGCCATATCGGAGCCCAAAACCCGCGACGCATCGGATTTTACCATCGGTTATATCGGCCAGTTAATCAGCCGAAAGAACCTTGCCGCCACCATTGACGCGTTCGAGCGTTTTCAGCACCAATATGCCAGCGCCCGGCTGGTCATTATCGGCGATGGTGAGGAAAGAGCACCGCTGCAGAGCCGGGTTGAACGGCGGGGCCTTTCCGGTTCGGTGGAGTTCCTCGGGTTTCGCGACGACCGGCTTGCATTTCTTCCCACCTTTGATGCCTTCGCGTTGACTTCTTCGCTTGAAGGCATTCCAAGATGCTTAATGGAAGCCATGGCGGCGGGGGTTTGCGTGACCGCGTTCGACATCCCGGGGGTGGACGCGCTGGTGAAACCGGGCCAGACGGGGGTGTTGGTTCCTTTTGGTGATAGCGAGGCCTTGGCGCAGGCATGGTCGGATCTTTTGCAGAGCAGGGAGTTGAGAACGGGCCTGGCTGAAGCAGGCCAGTCCTGGGTTTACCGTAAATTCTCTGCCGAGGCGATGGCGGAAGAATACGCAGCACTTTTTCACGAACTAACAAGAAGAAC